The Juglans regia cultivar Chandler chromosome 2, Walnut 2.0, whole genome shotgun sequence genome includes a window with the following:
- the LOC109014449 gene encoding serine racemase — MEEGSEMRGKYVADISSIREAQERIKSFIHKTPVLSSETLNAVAGRRLFFKCEFFQKGGAFKFRGACNAVLSLDNDQAAKGVVTHSSGNHAAALSLAAKLRGIPAYIVIPESAPKCKVENVVRYGGQVIWSEATMQSRESVASKVLQETGAVLVHPYNDGRIISGQGTISLELLEQAPEIDTLIVPISGGGLISGVALAAKSINPAIRVFAAEPSGANDAAQSKEAGRIITLPETNTIADGLRAFLGDLTWPIVRDLVDDVITVEDKEIIEAMKLCYEILKVAVEPSGAIGLAAVLSDNFKKNRAWKNCNNIGIVLSGGNVDLGKLWDSFKQ, encoded by the exons ATGGAAGAGGGGAGCGAAATGAGGGGAAAATATGTGGCTGATATTTCCTCCATAAGAGAAGCTCAAGAACGCATCAAGTCATTCATACACAAAACTCCAGTCCTCTCATCCGAAACTCTGAATGCCGTTGCGGGGAGGAGGTTGTTCTTTAAATGTGAATTTTTCCAAAAGGG TGGAGCTTTCAAATTCAGAGGTGCTTGCAATGCTGTTCTTTCTCTAGATAATGATCAAGCTGCTAAAGGCGTTGTAACACACAGCAG TGGTAACCATGCTGCAGCATTGTCCTTAGCTGCAAAACTACGGGGAATTCCTGCTTATATTGTTATTCCGGAAAGTGCTCCAAAATGCAAAGTTGAGAATGTCGTGCGTTACGGTGGTCAGGTTATCTGGAGTGAGGCCACAATGCAGTCAAGGGAGAGTGTCGCAAGCAAGGTATTGCAAGAAACTGGTGCAGTTCTTGTCCATCCATATAATGATGGGCGCATTATAAG CGGGCAGGGTACCATATCATTAGAGCTTCTGGAGCAAGCCCCGGAAATCGACACTCTCATCGTTCCAATAAGTG GAGGTGGTCTGATATCAGGGGTGGCATTGGCTGCCAAGTCTATCAATCCCGCCATTCGAGTTTTTGCTGCTGAACCTAGTGGAGCTAATGATGCAGCTCAATCTAAAGAAGCAGGTAGAATAATCACGTTGCCTGAGACCAACACCATAGCTGATGGACTTCGAGCTTTTCTTGGAGATCTTACCTG GCCCATAGTGCGAGATCTTGTTGATGACGTCATAACTGTGGAGGACAAGGAGATAATCGAAGCCATGAAACTCTGTTACGAGATTTTGAAGGTTGCAGTAGAACCTAGTGGAGCAATCGGCCTTGCTGCTGTTTTATCTgataatttcaagaaaaatcgtGCTTGGAAGAATTGCAATAACATAGGAATTGTACTTTCGGGAGGTAATGTTGATCTAGGCAAGCTATGGGATTCATTTAAACAATGA